A portion of the uncultured Draconibacterium sp. genome contains these proteins:
- the hisA gene encoding 1-(5-phosphoribosyl)-5-[(5-phosphoribosylamino)methylideneamino]imidazole-4-carboxamide isomerase, producing the protein MTKKIEIIPAIDLIDAKCVRLSQGDYNQKTVYNENPLEVAKMFEDAGITRLHLVDLDGAKAKHIVNYKVLETIAGKTNLVIDFGGGLKSDKDLEIAFNSGAAMVTGGSIAVKEKDTFLSWLEKFGSEKIILGADAKDGNIAVSGWLETTELAVIDFISEFHKQGISKVISTDISRDGMLSGPSFELYADIMKTLPEVEIIASGGIATMDDILKLDEMGVPGVITGKAIYENRITLKEIEKFIS; encoded by the coding sequence ATGACCAAAAAAATAGAAATAATTCCTGCAATTGACCTGATTGACGCCAAATGCGTGCGACTTTCTCAGGGCGACTACAATCAGAAAACGGTTTACAACGAGAACCCGCTGGAGGTTGCCAAAATGTTTGAAGATGCAGGAATCACACGTTTGCACCTTGTCGATCTGGACGGGGCAAAAGCCAAGCACATTGTAAATTATAAAGTACTGGAAACCATTGCCGGAAAAACCAATTTGGTAATTGACTTTGGCGGCGGATTAAAATCGGATAAGGACCTGGAAATTGCTTTTAACTCAGGAGCAGCAATGGTTACCGGCGGAAGTATCGCCGTAAAAGAAAAGGATACCTTTTTGAGCTGGCTGGAGAAATTTGGCAGCGAAAAAATCATTTTGGGTGCCGATGCAAAAGACGGTAATATTGCCGTAAGCGGCTGGCTGGAAACAACTGAATTGGCGGTTATCGATTTTATTTCAGAATTCCACAAGCAGGGAATCAGCAAAGTAATTTCAACGGATATCAGTCGCGATGGAATGCTGAGCGGCCCTTCTTTTGAATTGTACGCCGACATTATGAAAACGCTTCCAGAGGTTGAAATTATTGCCAGTGGCGGAATTGCCACAATGGACGACATATTAAAATTAGATGAAATGGGCGTTCCGGGAGTAATTACCGGAAAAGCCATTTATGAAAATCGCATAACTTTGAAAGAAATTGAGAAGTTCATTTCATAA
- a CDS encoding N-acetylornithine carbamoyltransferase — MKKFTSVKDIPSIEKALATAFEVKNNKFGFQHLGKNKTMVLVFFNSSLRTRLSTQKAAMNMGMNTMVMNVNEDSWQLESEMGVVMDGKNAEHLREAIPVIGKYCDVIGVRAFAKFEKREDDYAEKILSQFVEYAGVPVVSMEAATRHPLQSFADLVTIEEHKKVEKPKVVLTWAPHPRALPQAVANSFVEWMRETDYELVVTHPKGYELAPEFMGDIKVEYDQKKAFEGADFIYAKNWASYTDYGQVLSKDMSWTVDEAKMALTNDAKFMHCLPVRRNMVVTDGVIDSPNSIVVDEAYNREITAQAVLKMILENA; from the coding sequence ATGAAAAAATTCACATCAGTAAAAGATATTCCCAGCATTGAAAAAGCGCTGGCAACTGCATTCGAAGTAAAAAACAACAAGTTTGGATTTCAACACCTGGGGAAAAACAAAACCATGGTTTTGGTATTTTTCAACTCAAGTCTGCGCACTCGTTTGAGTACCCAAAAAGCTGCCATGAACATGGGTATGAACACAATGGTGATGAACGTAAACGAAGACAGCTGGCAACTGGAATCGGAAATGGGCGTAGTTATGGACGGTAAAAATGCCGAGCACCTGCGCGAAGCTATCCCAGTTATCGGGAAATATTGCGATGTAATCGGCGTGCGTGCGTTTGCTAAATTCGAAAAACGCGAGGACGATTACGCTGAAAAAATATTAAGCCAGTTTGTTGAATATGCCGGCGTTCCGGTGGTAAGCATGGAAGCCGCAACTCGTCACCCGCTGCAAAGTTTTGCCGATTTGGTAACCATTGAAGAGCACAAAAAAGTTGAAAAGCCAAAAGTCGTTCTTACCTGGGCACCACACCCGCGTGCTTTGCCGCAGGCAGTTGCCAACTCGTTTGTTGAATGGATGCGCGAAACAGATTACGAACTGGTTGTTACTCACCCAAAAGGTTACGAATTGGCACCCGAATTTATGGGCGACATCAAAGTGGAATACGATCAGAAAAAAGCGTTTGAAGGTGCTGATTTTATTTATGCAAAAAACTGGGCATCGTATACCGATTATGGTCAGGTACTTTCGAAAGATATGAGCTGGACGGTTGATGAAGCCAAAATGGCGTTAACAAACGATGCCAAATTTATGCACTGTCTTCCGGTTCGCCGTAACATGGTAGTTACCGATGGTGTGATCGACAGCCCGAATTCAATTGTTGTTGATGAAGCTTACAACCGTGAAATTACAGCACAGGCGGTATTAAAGATGATTCTTGAAAATGCTTAA
- a CDS encoding glutamate-5-semialdehyde dehydrogenase → MKIQEQLQKTLEASRKLNLVDDKTVTQLLLDLANAARANAEIILAENQKDLDRMDPEDPKFDRLKLSEERIEGIASDMENVARLESPVGKILKETTRDNGLRISKVSVPFGVIGIIYEARPNVTFDVFALCLKSGNACVLKGGSDAIYSNQAIISVIREVLKKFNLDENTVTLLPAGREETNEMLRAHGYIDLIIPRGSQGLINFVRENATIPVIETGAGICHTYFDEFGDAEKGREIIFNAKTRRVSVCNALDCLVIHESRLDELNDFARKLSEEQVVIYADEKAYNQIESVYPKELLFEATEESFGTEFLSMKMSIKTVGSFDEALNHINTHTSKHSEAIISEDQERIETFRKMVDASSVYSNTSTAYTDGAQFGLGAEIGISTQKLHARGPMALEELTSYKWIIEGNGQVRPK, encoded by the coding sequence ATGAAAATACAGGAACAACTACAAAAAACGCTGGAAGCATCGCGCAAACTAAACCTTGTTGACGACAAGACAGTAACGCAACTACTATTGGATCTTGCCAATGCTGCCAGAGCAAATGCTGAAATTATTCTTGCAGAAAACCAGAAAGACCTGGACCGAATGGATCCGGAAGATCCAAAATTCGACCGCCTGAAATTATCGGAAGAGAGAATAGAAGGAATTGCAAGCGACATGGAAAATGTTGCCCGTCTTGAAAGTCCTGTCGGGAAAATTCTGAAGGAAACAACCAGAGATAATGGGTTAAGAATTTCGAAAGTATCCGTACCTTTTGGAGTAATCGGAATTATATACGAAGCAAGGCCAAACGTAACTTTCGATGTTTTTGCCTTGTGTCTGAAATCAGGAAATGCCTGCGTATTAAAAGGTGGCAGCGATGCTATTTATTCCAACCAGGCCATTATTTCTGTTATTCGCGAAGTGCTTAAGAAATTCAATCTTGACGAAAATACAGTAACCTTACTTCCGGCCGGCCGCGAAGAAACCAACGAAATGTTGCGCGCCCACGGATACATCGATTTGATTATCCCGCGCGGAAGCCAGGGACTGATAAATTTTGTGCGCGAAAATGCCACCATTCCGGTAATTGAAACCGGCGCCGGAATATGCCATACTTATTTCGATGAGTTTGGCGATGCCGAAAAAGGCCGCGAGATAATTTTCAATGCAAAAACCCGCCGTGTTTCGGTTTGCAACGCACTGGATTGTTTGGTCATTCACGAAAGCCGTTTGGATGAATTAAATGACTTTGCCAGAAAGCTATCGGAAGAGCAGGTTGTAATTTATGCCGACGAGAAAGCTTACAATCAAATAGAATCAGTTTATCCAAAAGAACTGCTTTTTGAAGCCACTGAAGAATCATTCGGAACGGAATTTCTTTCGATGAAAATGTCAATAAAAACAGTAGGTTCTTTCGACGAAGCTTTGAATCATATCAATACACACACATCAAAACACAGCGAGGCGATTATTTCTGAAGATCAGGAACGAATTGAAACTTTCCGCAAAATGGTGGATGCTTCTTCAGTGTATTCAAACACTTCAACCGCTTATACCGACGGTGCACAGTTTGGACTGGGAGCCGAGATTGGTATCAGCACACAAAAACTGCATGCACGAGGGCCAATGGCACTGGAAGAATTGACCAGCTACAAATGGATAATTGAAGGAAACGGACAAGTAAGACCAAAGTAA
- the proB gene encoding glutamate 5-kinase, with amino-acid sequence MQSRYKKITVKVGSNVLAKADGTLNVARIAHLVDQIARLHKNGVEVVLVSSGAVAAGRAVMNETKKSDAVSQRQLWAALGQVKLISRYSDFFHEEGLTCAQVLTTKENFSSRGHYLNMKNCITTLLENKVIPIVNENDTISVTELMFTDNDELSGLIASMVDSEALIILSNIDGVYTAHPNSAGAELIESIEINDKGPQNAISTERSDFGRGGMLTKFRIAKKVASDGIGVHVANGTRPDVLIDLLDKSKNLKHTFFVPNEKPSSGVKKWIGYSDGFAKGQVQVNEGAANALLSDKAVSLLPVGIVKIDSEFKKGDLIRIIDCNGEFIGMGKASYSADKIDKEKQSEKQKPVVHYDYLYIENKTNGIK; translated from the coding sequence GTGCAGAGTCGTTACAAAAAAATAACAGTAAAAGTTGGCAGTAATGTGCTGGCAAAAGCCGATGGAACGCTTAATGTTGCGCGCATTGCTCACCTTGTCGACCAAATTGCAAGGCTTCATAAAAATGGGGTTGAGGTGGTTTTGGTATCGTCGGGAGCTGTAGCTGCAGGACGTGCTGTTATGAATGAAACGAAAAAATCTGACGCAGTTTCTCAAAGGCAGTTATGGGCTGCTCTTGGTCAGGTTAAACTGATTTCGCGTTACTCCGATTTTTTCCACGAAGAAGGGCTTACCTGCGCACAGGTACTCACTACAAAGGAAAACTTCTCGAGCCGCGGACATTACCTGAACATGAAAAACTGTATCACCACGCTACTGGAAAATAAGGTGATACCGATCGTAAATGAAAACGACACTATTTCGGTAACCGAACTGATGTTTACAGACAACGACGAACTTTCAGGATTAATTGCATCGATGGTAGATTCTGAGGCGCTGATCATTCTTAGCAATATTGACGGAGTTTATACAGCTCATCCGAATAGCGCTGGAGCCGAGCTAATTGAAAGCATCGAAATAAACGACAAAGGGCCACAAAATGCAATTTCTACAGAACGGTCGGATTTTGGCCGTGGCGGAATGCTAACTAAATTTCGCATTGCTAAAAAAGTAGCCAGCGACGGAATTGGTGTTCATGTTGCCAATGGCACACGCCCCGATGTACTGATCGATTTACTGGATAAATCAAAAAACCTAAAACACACTTTTTTCGTACCCAATGAAAAGCCATCAAGTGGGGTTAAAAAATGGATTGGTTATTCTGATGGTTTTGCAAAAGGTCAGGTGCAAGTTAACGAAGGAGCTGCAAATGCACTGCTTTCAGACAAAGCGGTAAGCCTGTTGCCTGTTGGGATCGTTAAAATTGACAGTGAGTTTAAAAAAGGTGATTTGATCAGAATTATTGATTGTAACGGTGAGTTTATTGGTATGGGAAAAGCCTCGTACAGTGCCGACAAAATTGATAAAGAAAAGCAATCGGAGAAACAAAAACCGGTAGTTCATTACGATTACTTATACATAGAAAATAAAACGAACGGAATAAAATAG
- the proC gene encoding pyrroline-5-carboxylate reductase, which yields MENKKIAIIGVGNMGGAIALGLLKSGSVEAGNISVSDRKETTLKKMSDLGINAFDNNIDAAKDADVIIVAVKPYHIEGVINTLKPILSPEKIFISIVAGVGIDALGEMAGNDIPIFRVMPNTAIALQESLTCISANGNTEPYREYVVELFDKLGKTIEIPEELMAAATVLSSCGIAYALRYIRAAMQGGIEIGFSAEMAQLITAQTVKGATELLLQSEHHPEREIDKVTTPMGVTITGLNEMEHKGFSSSLIQGVLASYKKIKDH from the coding sequence ATGGAAAATAAAAAAATAGCAATAATCGGAGTAGGAAACATGGGAGGCGCCATTGCACTTGGCTTGTTAAAATCGGGTTCGGTTGAAGCCGGTAACATCTCCGTTTCAGACAGAAAAGAAACGACGCTCAAAAAAATGAGCGACCTGGGAATTAATGCTTTCGACAACAATATAGATGCAGCAAAAGATGCCGACGTGATTATTGTTGCCGTAAAACCCTATCATATTGAGGGCGTAATTAACACCTTGAAACCCATTTTGTCTCCTGAGAAAATTTTCATTTCAATTGTTGCCGGAGTTGGCATTGACGCATTGGGCGAAATGGCCGGAAACGACATCCCTATTTTCCGTGTGATGCCAAACACTGCAATTGCTTTGCAGGAATCATTAACCTGCATCTCGGCAAACGGCAACACCGAACCATACCGCGAATATGTAGTTGAGTTGTTCGACAAATTAGGAAAAACCATTGAAATTCCTGAAGAATTAATGGCTGCAGCAACAGTACTTTCGTCGTGCGGTATTGCTTATGCACTGCGCTACATTCGCGCGGCAATGCAGGGTGGTATCGAAATTGGCTTTAGTGCCGAAATGGCTCAGCTAATAACTGCCCAAACCGTAAAAGGTGCAACAGAGTTGCTACTTCAGAGTGAACATCACCCCGAAAGAGAGATCGACAAAGTTACTACTCCGATGGGCGTAACCATTACCGGCTTGAACGAAATGGAACACAAAGGGTTTAGCTCTTCACTGATACAGGGAGTACTGGCCTCGTACAAAAAAATAAAAGACCACTAG
- a CDS encoding aminotransferase class III-fold pyridoxal phosphate-dependent enzyme, with protein MKLFDVYPLFNITPIKAEGCYVWDENGKKYLDLYGGHAVISIGHSHPAYIEKISTQLSEIGFYSNSVQNPLQKELAEKLGKQSDCEDYQLFLCNSGAEANENALKLASFITGKKKIISYKKGFHGRTSAAVAITDNPKIIAPVNETENAVILPLNDIEATEEALKQGDVAAVIVEGIQGIGGINIPDTNFLTKLKQLTEKYVAVLILDEIQSGYGRSGKFFAYQHTEIKPDIITMAKGMGNGFPIGGVLIQPEIEPWFGMLGTTFGGNHLACAAAIAVLDVMKDESLIENAETVGNYLMEKLADMDADFEIRGEGLMIGLEFEQPIAEIRKKLLFDFGIFTGVSGQNIIRLLPPLSLTTEQADTFLAAFAEVLGSFAE; from the coding sequence ATGAAACTATTTGATGTATATCCACTTTTCAACATCACCCCAATAAAAGCAGAAGGCTGCTATGTGTGGGATGAGAACGGAAAGAAATACCTCGATCTTTACGGCGGGCACGCTGTAATTTCAATTGGTCACAGCCACCCTGCCTACATAGAAAAAATTTCAACACAGCTTTCGGAAATAGGGTTTTATTCCAACTCGGTTCAAAACCCCTTGCAAAAAGAGCTGGCGGAAAAATTAGGCAAACAATCGGATTGCGAAGATTACCAGTTATTTCTTTGCAACTCAGGTGCTGAGGCCAACGAGAATGCGCTCAAACTGGCTTCTTTCATCACCGGGAAAAAGAAGATCATCAGTTATAAAAAAGGGTTCCACGGACGCACCTCTGCTGCTGTAGCAATTACTGATAATCCGAAAATTATTGCCCCGGTTAACGAAACCGAAAATGCAGTGATTCTGCCGTTGAACGATATTGAAGCCACCGAAGAAGCTTTAAAACAAGGAGACGTTGCAGCGGTGATTGTTGAGGGAATTCAGGGAATTGGAGGTATTAACATTCCCGATACCAACTTCCTCACAAAACTGAAACAACTTACTGAAAAATATGTGGCCGTACTTATTCTCGATGAAATACAATCGGGTTACGGACGAAGCGGTAAATTCTTCGCCTACCAACATACGGAAATCAAACCGGACATTATTACAATGGCCAAAGGAATGGGTAACGGATTCCCGATTGGAGGCGTACTGATTCAACCGGAAATTGAACCTTGGTTTGGCATGCTCGGAACTACTTTCGGAGGAAATCATCTGGCTTGTGCCGCAGCAATTGCCGTACTCGACGTAATGAAAGACGAGAGTCTGATTGAGAACGCCGAGACAGTTGGAAATTACCTGATGGAGAAACTTGCTGATATGGATGCAGATTTTGAAATCAGAGGCGAAGGTTTGATGATCGGTTTAGAATTTGAACAGCCTATTGCCGAAATACGAAAAAAGTTACTTTTCGACTTTGGAATTTTCACAGGCGTGTCGGGGCAAAATATCATAAGGCTGTTGCCTCCACTTAGCCTAACAACCGAGCAAGCAGATACATTTTTAGCAGCGTTTGCAGAAGTACTAGGCTCGTTTGCTGAATAA
- the argC gene encoding N-acetyl-gamma-glutamyl-phosphate reductase, with translation MIKVGIIGGAGYTAGELLRILLNHPQAEIGFVQSTSNAGNLISDVHIDLLGETDIRFTDQMPFDEVDVIFLCMGHGKSIEFVEKHDFPKYLKIIDLSHDYRLKRDGNDFVYGLPELNREEIESSERIANPGCFATGIQLALLPLAANDLLQDEIHVQAITGSTGAGQKPTSTSHFSWRSSNVSAYKIFQHQHEGEIIQSLTQLQPGFEKDFNFVPIRGNHTRGIFVACYTKFNGSLEEANEIYEDYYADHPFVFVTNKNPGVKQVVNTNKGVIYLEKHGNKLVIISLTDNLIKGASGQAVQNMNLMFGLDEKTGLSLKPVAF, from the coding sequence ATGATTAAAGTTGGAATTATAGGAGGAGCCGGATATACCGCCGGAGAGCTGTTGAGAATTTTATTAAATCATCCGCAAGCTGAAATTGGTTTTGTACAAAGCACCAGTAATGCAGGCAACCTGATTTCGGATGTACACATTGATTTGCTGGGAGAAACCGATATCAGATTCACCGACCAAATGCCGTTCGACGAAGTTGACGTAATTTTCCTTTGTATGGGGCATGGCAAGTCGATAGAATTTGTGGAAAAACACGATTTCCCAAAATATTTAAAAATTATCGATTTAAGCCACGACTACAGATTAAAAAGAGATGGCAACGATTTCGTGTATGGTTTGCCCGAATTAAACCGCGAAGAAATAGAATCGTCAGAGCGAATTGCCAATCCGGGTTGTTTTGCAACCGGAATTCAACTGGCACTTTTGCCACTTGCGGCTAACGATTTATTGCAGGATGAAATTCATGTTCAGGCAATTACCGGATCAACCGGAGCCGGACAAAAACCGACTTCAACATCGCACTTTAGCTGGAGAAGCAGCAATGTTTCGGCTTACAAAATTTTTCAACATCAGCACGAAGGAGAAATTATTCAAAGTCTTACGCAATTGCAACCGGGTTTTGAAAAGGATTTCAACTTTGTACCAATTCGCGGCAATCACACCCGTGGAATTTTTGTGGCTTGTTACACAAAGTTTAATGGCTCGCTTGAAGAAGCCAACGAAATATATGAAGATTACTACGCCGATCACCCCTTTGTTTTTGTAACCAATAAAAACCCCGGAGTAAAACAGGTAGTAAATACCAACAAAGGCGTAATTTATTTGGAGAAACACGGCAACAAACTGGTTATTATCAGTTTAACCGACAATTTAATAAAAGGTGCTTCCGGGCAGGCGGTTCAAAACATGAACCTGATGTTTGGTCTGGATGAGAAAACCGGTCTGAGTTTAAAACCGGTAGCATTTTAA
- a CDS encoding argininosuccinate synthase domain-containing protein — MSKKLVLAFSGGLDTSFCVKYLKEEKGYDVYTAIANTGGFSDEELKAIEERALALGAVEHITLDVTNEYYEKCIRYMVFGNVLRNNTYPISVSSERAFQAIAIIEYAKEIDAKYIAHGSTGAGNDQIRFDLTFQVLAPEIEIITPTRDMLLTRQYEIDYLKKYGFEADFTKMEYSINQGLWGTSVGGKETLTTDKNLPEEAYPSQLEATEEKTIELGFEKGELISLDGEFYENGPDVIRALEAVASKYAIGRDTHVGDTIIGIKGRVGFEAAAPLITIKAHHLLEKHTLTKWQSYWKEQLGNWYGMFLHEAMYQEPVMRNIEDFLESTQENVTGKVIVKLKPYHFELVGIESEHDLMNSGFGQYGETVEAWTADDVKGFTKILSNSLKIYNKVNGNL, encoded by the coding sequence ATGAGTAAAAAATTGGTACTGGCATTTAGCGGAGGACTCGACACATCGTTCTGTGTTAAATACCTGAAAGAAGAAAAAGGTTACGATGTTTACACCGCAATCGCAAACACTGGTGGTTTCTCTGACGAAGAGTTAAAAGCCATTGAAGAACGCGCGCTGGCATTGGGCGCTGTCGAACACATTACGCTCGACGTTACCAACGAGTATTACGAAAAATGTATTCGTTACATGGTTTTCGGAAACGTACTACGTAATAACACGTATCCAATTTCGGTAAGTTCAGAAAGAGCATTTCAGGCCATTGCTATTATTGAATATGCCAAAGAAATTGATGCAAAATACATTGCTCATGGTAGTACCGGCGCAGGAAACGACCAAATTCGTTTCGACCTTACTTTCCAGGTATTGGCTCCTGAAATTGAAATCATCACGCCAACCCGCGATATGTTGCTTACGCGTCAGTACGAAATTGATTACCTGAAAAAATATGGTTTCGAAGCCGATTTCACCAAAATGGAATACTCCATTAACCAAGGACTTTGGGGAACAAGTGTTGGCGGAAAAGAAACTTTGACCACTGACAAGAATCTTCCTGAAGAAGCTTATCCAAGTCAATTGGAAGCTACCGAAGAAAAAACCATTGAATTAGGTTTTGAAAAAGGCGAACTGATATCGCTCGACGGAGAGTTCTACGAAAACGGTCCGGATGTAATTCGTGCGCTGGAAGCCGTTGCTTCGAAATACGCAATAGGCCGCGACACACACGTTGGTGATACCATTATTGGAATTAAAGGTCGCGTTGGCTTTGAAGCTGCCGCTCCGCTTATTACTATAAAAGCACACCACCTGCTTGAAAAACATACGTTGACCAAATGGCAATCGTACTGGAAAGAGCAACTGGGAAACTGGTACGGAATGTTCCTGCACGAAGCAATGTACCAGGAGCCGGTAATGCGCAACATCGAAGATTTCCTGGAATCAACCCAGGAAAACGTAACCGGAAAAGTGATCGTTAAACTGAAACCTTACCACTTCGAATTGGTTGGTATCGAATCGGAACACGATTTAATGAATTCAGGATTTGGGCAATACGGTGAAACGGTTGAAGCATGGACTGCTGACGACGTAAAAGGATTTACAAAAATCTTATCGAACTCATTGAAAATCTACAATAAAGTAAACGGTAATTTATAG
- a CDS encoding GNAT family N-acetyltransferase, translating into MKSLKNIKVLIADENHLKFIDDINDAIDSASKQRGTGIARRTYEYLADKMKQGKAIIALEDGKMFAGFCYIETWQEKGFVANSGLIVGEEYRGIGLAKAIKKKAFELSRKKYPNSKIFGLTTGLAVMKINHELGYRPVTFSELTLDDQFWKGCEGCINHDILERTGRTKCLCTGMLYNPEWEKPTFTSGNGIRKRSLLDLLPKRKFKKEKQINKENK; encoded by the coding sequence ATGAAGAGTTTAAAAAATATTAAAGTTTTAATTGCCGACGAAAATCACCTGAAATTCATCGACGATATAAACGATGCTATTGACAGTGCATCGAAACAACGAGGCACCGGTATTGCCCGTCGTACCTACGAATACCTGGCAGACAAAATGAAGCAGGGAAAAGCCATCATCGCACTGGAGGATGGAAAAATGTTTGCAGGTTTTTGCTACATAGAAACCTGGCAAGAAAAAGGATTTGTAGCCAACTCGGGGTTAATTGTTGGAGAAGAATACCGTGGAATTGGATTGGCAAAGGCCATTAAAAAGAAAGCTTTTGAGCTTTCGCGTAAAAAATATCCAAACTCAAAAATATTTGGTTTAACCACCGGTTTGGCAGTAATGAAAATCAACCACGAACTGGGTTACCGCCCGGTTACGTTCTCGGAACTTACGCTTGACGACCAATTTTGGAAAGGTTGCGAGGGCTGCATCAATCACGATATACTGGAACGTACAGGAAGAACAAAATGCCTTTGCACCGGAATGTTGTACAATCCGGAATGGGAAAAACCAACTTTTACCAGTGGAAACGGTATACGAAAACGTAGTTTGCTGGATCTTTTACCGAAAAGAAAGTTCAAAAAGGAAAAACAAATTAATAAAGAAAATAAGTAG
- the argR gene encoding arginine repressor, with protein MKNKVQRQREIRKIIQRGSVHSQDELLVELKRRGFELTQATLSRDLKVLQVAKVPHPSKGYVYTIPDNGKMEQVNSEHINRINYLADGFKDIQFSGNLAVLRTLPGYANSIAAVIDSASPWEILGTVAGDDTILIIQREGISKNDLTEALFKIMPKLKDKL; from the coding sequence ATGAAGAATAAAGTACAACGACAACGAGAAATCCGAAAAATAATTCAACGAGGCAGCGTGCACAGCCAGGATGAATTGCTGGTTGAGTTAAAACGCCGCGGATTTGAACTGACACAAGCCACCTTGTCGCGCGATTTAAAAGTGTTGCAGGTTGCAAAAGTTCCACATCCGTCGAAAGGATATGTGTATACAATACCTGACAACGGGAAAATGGAGCAGGTAAATTCGGAACATATTAACCGCATCAACTACCTGGCCGACGGATTTAAAGACATACAGTTTTCGGGAAACCTGGCTGTTTTAAGAACACTTCCCGGATATGCCAACAGCATTGCAGCAGTAATCGACTCGGCCAGTCCTTGGGAAATTTTAGGAACAGTTGCCGGAGACGATACTATATTAATAATACAAAGGGAAGGAATATCGAAAAATGATTTGACCGAGGCATTATTCAAAATTATGCCAAAGCTAAAAGACAAATTGTAG
- the carA gene encoding glutamine-hydrolyzing carbamoyl-phosphate synthase small subunit, giving the protein MYKVKQAKLTLEDGTVFMGKSFGSEKSVAGEVVFYTAMTGYPESLTDPSYTGQILVSTYPMVGNYGVPFNKKENGIHKYYESHKLHISGLIISDYSFEFSHWNAEKSLSDWLKEYEVPGLFDIDTRALTKILREKGSMLGKIEFEEEIDFYDPNKENLVAVASCKEREVYGDGEHKVVLIDCGVKNNIIRCLLDRGATVIRVPWDYDFTNEEFDGLFISNGPGDPANCDATVEYIKNVIGAEKPIMGICLGNQLLARAAGAKTYKLKFGHRSHNQPVLLQGTNKCYITSQNHGFAVATETLPGDWEPLFTNVNDETNEGIRHKTKPFFSTQFHPEASSGPVDTEFLFDEFIKNIVESKK; this is encoded by the coding sequence ATGTACAAAGTAAAACAGGCAAAATTAACGCTTGAAGACGGGACGGTTTTTATGGGAAAATCCTTCGGAAGCGAAAAGTCAGTGGCCGGAGAGGTCGTCTTTTATACTGCAATGACGGGGTATCCGGAAAGTTTGACTGATCCATCTTACACCGGGCAAATCCTGGTGTCGACCTACCCAATGGTTGGGAATTATGGTGTTCCTTTCAATAAGAAAGAGAATGGAATACACAAATATTACGAATCGCACAAATTGCACATTTCCGGTCTGATAATCTCTGATTACTCGTTTGAGTTTAGCCACTGGAATGCTGAGAAAAGTTTGAGCGATTGGCTGAAAGAATACGAAGTGCCGGGTTTATTCGATATTGATACGAGAGCCTTAACGAAAATTTTACGTGAGAAAGGTTCCATGTTAGGAAAGATCGAATTTGAAGAGGAAATTGACTTTTATGATCCGAACAAGGAAAACCTGGTAGCGGTTGCAAGTTGTAAAGAGCGCGAGGTGTACGGAGACGGTGAACACAAAGTAGTGCTAATTGACTGCGGTGTGAAAAACAACATTATTCGTTGTTTGCTCGACCGGGGAGCAACTGTAATTCGTGTGCCATGGGATTACGATTTTACCAATGAAGAATTCGACGGATTGTTTATCTCGAACGGCCCGGGTGACCCGGCAAATTGCGATGCAACTGTTGAGTACATTAAAAATGTAATTGGTGCCGAAAAACCAATTATGGGAATTTGTTTGGGTAACCAATTGCTGGCGCGTGCTGCCGGTGCCAAAACTTATAAATTAAAATTTGGCCACCGAAGTCACAACCAGCCGGTATTGCTACAAGGAACAAACAAATGTTACATTACTTCGCAAAACCATGGTTTCGCGGTAGCCACAGAAACTCTGCCTGGCGACTGGGAACCATTATTTACGAATGTGAATGATGAAACCAACGAAGGAATCAGGCACAAAACAAAACCGTTCTTCTCAACTCAGTTCCACCCTGAAGCTTCGAGTGGTCCGGTTGATACCGAGTTTTTATTTGACGAATTCATTAAAAATATCGTAGAGTCGAAAAAATAA